In the Ranitomeya imitator isolate aRanImi1 chromosome 2, aRanImi1.pri, whole genome shotgun sequence genome, tgtgaatatgacatttatcactttctattctgaattTCGagaagcaaaatgaacaaaaaacaaaccaaattcaggaatttttttatgTCATACACAGTGTGGTAGAaaggcagctttttttttttctttgggtcaGTGATTAAAGCGATACATTTATATCTTGTTTTTATAGTTTGCAGCTTTAACaaaaaatttgattaaaaaaattggttttgcattgctttattttataggttttttttaaattttccacggatggagctgtatggtggcttgtttttggtGGGACAAGTTTAAGTTTTAcgcgataccatttttatttacattcagttTTTTGATTGCaccttttgttcagcagtatgatgaaaatGCATAATTTATTTTTACGCTGTTATTTGTTACGTGGTTAACTAGTGTAACAgctttatagattgggtcgttctgaacgcggtgataccaaaatgTTTACACATCAATACGTGTATTGATATAATATTTTACATTTCTGATTTTTATATTGACATTTTTTATTTAGGTTTCTAACCTTGTTCCAGGATGGGAAATCAACTTTCCCTGCCCTGATCTAATGCactgcaatgcttttttttttattgcggagAATTAGATCAGTGTCTCGCTCAAGGCAGGACCTTACAGGCCTACCTGGGTGAACCCACGACCATCTTTCGACCTGGGCTCACCATGGAGACCGATTGGAGCAGTGATGGAGCTATTgagagtggcatcagaggggttaaacgcgaTCAGCGCTAGCACCGAACATGATATTAGCCGACACCCAATGAAGATCACGCTGAGTCTGCGAGTGAGCCGACGCCACCGTCCCACTGTAAAGGTGTACAGctgatgtcatgaaggggttaatcgtaTAAGCGCTTATGTTATAACCTCACAGGATCGTGTTTATTTATACTTATGCACTTGTACTTTACTTATGTCATATATAATTTTTGATTACATTTATGTGATGACTTTTGTGCAATtcacttcccattgatcatcagttATATGTTGCCAATCCCTTGAGATCTGCTCattctgcagatttttttttcctggaactTTTTACGTATTTTGATGTATCAATGTGTTTTTATAGTGATTCAATAAATATTGTATTTTACTCTCTATACAATCGAGGTTTACCTTGTAGGATTTACAATTGATCTATTTGGCCACTTTTATTGTTATTTTGTAAATTGGTATCCAGCGTATAAATAAATAACGCGTCAACataaaagaaatatatcttggtaccgtgttaacaTAAGAAATTTTGACACTAGGCTAAAAGTAATGATAAAATACAAAGTAAACAAAGATTGTATATATGTAGATCACAACATGATAAAATGATTTTCCTGGCTTGGATATAAAAGCCTTATCTATTGATTATATGGTATATACATGTGTGGCGTCCTGAGCGCCTCCTGGTAATGCACAGTTTATACAGCTTTATAATAGTCTGCTGCCCTCGTGTGGCCATTTGTACATACTACACCTTCCTACATACCAGGCAGTGATTGATACTGCAGACCGTCCTCATTACAATGGTATATTTCATGTTATCATCACCGTGCACTTTATACATCTATCAATCTCCGCACATTGCATTTTGTAGGTTTACAATGTGCTAATAATTTGTCTCTCGTCATACAATCACACATTTTACCTGCTGCCATTCCCTTACATCCAGGATCATTGTGACTTCCATCATACTTATTCTCTGGTGATTATGTCCGTCTGTCTCCCCACTCCCACCACTATGTATCTTTAATCGTTTTATCATGCTTTGATTACATATAGATGATACAAATGGTTTTCTCCTTTACGATTACTTCTACCATTTCTCTGTGCATTTCTACATTATAGTATAGTAATATCAGCACCATAAATAACTTCATTTCTAATATATCCTTCAACAAACCTGTGGCATTCGGGGGCGCTGCCGTAGTTAGGCCTGTACTATTGAGGGCCACGCTCGTTTGGTTGATACTCTTGGGGGGTGTGCTTGTCGGGCCATCACATACTAGAAAGAACAGAAGCCATCAGTAAAACAACACAAAACATGACATGTCACATGGCAACAAGCAGGTTCTCTAAATATTCAAGCACGGTGTCAGTCTCATATGTATAATACACAGGTAATAAACTTTCTTGTTAATATCATTGTGGGACATGGGTATATGCTCCCCCACACTCAGTGTGGGGGGGGACACAATGTATTTTCCCTGATTGGTGCACTATCCCCTCTCCTCAGACACCTCAGTGTTAGCGTAGGGTCTGTAGGAGGCAGGAAAGATCTTTATCAGGTCTTCTGCACTTTTCTTCACCCACATGGTGCAGATGTCATCCACTCCAGGGAAGACACCGTGCACTCCACAGAAGTATACCTCTCAGTGCCACAATAGCAAAATGCCACCAAGGGGGTGACCCTGTGGGTGGCCAAAGACAATGGATGTGGGTGTATAATCCCCCCACATGATATAGGAGTGTACAAGTACCCCCTCATCCCCTACTGCCATGGGTGCAGGCTAGGGACTCTACCTCCTCTTTTTCACCATTTTTTTCCCTGCAGCCATCTTTTGCCTTTTTGCGCAATACTATAGGTGACTTTTGCAGTCCCATGGTTCCTTCAGGTCTCCACCATCTCTCCCTAAGCAGTAGAGATTTGGAATCGCTCTCCCCACAGGTGCTCTCACAAGAGATATAGGGCTGAATCTCATATAGCCCCACCTTCCCATGACAGAGCCACAACAGATGGCAACACTTCTCTCCCTGCCCAGTCTGAATCCCTAGAGGATACCAAGGACTTACAAGTTTGAGTCTAAGCAGGATACTAGCTGGCTGGCTTCAACCATGCAGGACTACATTTGGGCAGTGAGGGACACCCTAGACCTAAAGGACGAGTCTGACTCCCCTTCCCAGAAAGCGGTTTCCTTTCGGCAGCACTGAAAGCAACAGGTTGCCTCTCCCCATGAAGACTTTGACAATCTTCCACTGAAGGAGTGGAAACACACAGATAGGATCATGCTGTCTTCCAAGAGGCCCTCTTTTAAACAGAAGAATTGGTTGCCAAATGGTCCATATCTCCTGCAGTGGATGCCCAGGTAGGTCAAATCGAGAGTGGCTTCCTTGCCCTTCTCTGATGTGGTGTCCCACTGTGGCCTGCTGGGTACGAGGATTGCCTTCCTCCTTTGTAGGACAGAGGGCATGTGGAAAGCGCCTGCATGACATCATCAAGGATACTACTGGGGCATAAGAGTAACTGGCCCCCAAGAACCGTCTTCCTTGGGTGCAGGTCATATTAAATCCAAGTTGCTTTTGGAGTTTTCTGGATCAGGTTCTCTCCTACTGCTTTCACCACTAATGGAGCGGCCTCCTGTCTGAGGAGAGGGTATAACCCACCAGAAGAAGCAAATGCATTTTTTCTTTCCACCTAGTATTGAGCGTCCTAGTGGCAGGGCCTATACCTCAGGTCCTGTGTCCCCCCCCCCTCCTCAATGTATTCACTGACAAAGATATTTTATGGTAAGAACAAAAATCAGATGgttcctaaaatactctgtgctgctgcctcctgctccctccactatgTGACTGGCAGTCTGCTTATAACTCCAGTCTTGGAATAACCTGCTGTGATCTGTTTGTCTGAATTAGTCTTCTGGTAGATTATGGCGATACATTGTGTCCCCCAATTGTCCACAGCATGTGCCATAATGTCTGATACAAGAGGGTCTCATCTCTGGAGAACGGGGGTCATTACATAACTCCCGTAGAAGTGAATGGAGAGCAGTGCACATGTATGGCCCCCACCACCCGATTCATCCTCTGCATGGATGCAGCACCTTTCACTTCCCATAGGAGTGACCTGACGTTCAACCTCCGTTCTCCACAGAGAAGAGACCCACATCTACCAGACACTTATGGAGTCCTGGGGGTAGGACCTTAACCTCTTATTGGCAATACTTCTTTAAAAAGGTAACCTCTTATTCCAGTTACCAGCCAGAAGCATTCATCTCCATTCCCTGGAGCCCCTGACTGTAGATAATATATCAGGCAGCGGGTGTATTTGGATTACTACATGACGCACCTTCACTGGAAGCTGCAGCCCAAGTTACCGGAGGAAGGACCTGAGGGACCTCATTGTAAGGAATGGACTCTCGTGTGTTATAGAAATGAAGATTAGTCCGTGAACTACGGTACGTAGCGTTCTAGCATATGCGATATTGTccgcacctctgcttgctgtcagtaagtGGAAACATTCTTACTAATATAGTGACAAATCCTGTACACACATCAGGGGTGACACAAAAGGAACAGACCATGTACAGCAGATACTCACCAGTGCGGGCGTGACTGATATTCCAGATGTAGTTGTCAATGAAACCATTATCATAAGTAAATTCCACAATGGGCGGTTGTTTACAGATAAACTTTTTATACAATTTCGCACAATATCCACCAGTGGCAACCTGTGTGATATTCGCAGTCTGATTATCTATTTCTAAAGACTTTTTTCCACACAAGATCCTGTAGCTTGTTGTAAACTTctccatatacacatactggctgtGCGCGGCATTCCCAACTGAAAGTAGAAAGAAGAGGAAAAGTCAGGCTCTCCACATACAGATCAGGCGGGCAGAGAAAAGGTAGATTTATAGGACTGGACACAAGAAATTAACAGCATCCTGTACATTATTCTCCTCACTACAGCGATGCCATACATGTGGGTGGGAGGTGAGGTTTGGGCAGCACAGGCTCTGGGAAAGCAAAATGGCTCAGAAAAAAATGATCTAGGAGAATCTGTCTACCTTCAGTGACGTGGTCACCCCTATTTTACTGCTGGCAGATTATGGACCCCAAATTGAGGcttgttttgcgggacaagttgtttttattggtgccattctaGTAGTGTTTAATGTAGTGTTTAATGTGATAATCTTAAGTCTGGTTCAGATGACATGAAAGATCAgccattaaaaaaatgatttttcttctTTGTTATCATGGTGTCTGCTTTTTCACATCTGTAGGACATTTTTCTTTATTCATCGATTGACTGTAATGGGAGAGTCTTGATGTAACTTGCTTcagagggtaaaaaaaaaaagccgcgctctcTCCAGCAGCGTGGGTATATCCGAGGGGACAGCAACACTGCAGCGTAGAGGGATGCAAATCCGCCGTGCTCAGTCTCTCACAGCAAGTTGCCACGCGCTTTCCTTACTCTGAACTCTTGCTTTCACTTTCTGCCCAGCTCCTCCCTCCAAGTCATTCCTCATCCAATCCaggctgtgtcatctgactgaaacaagggtccctgggaattatagtccactgcagctcagagggaaATCTGCTAATGTCGGTAGGTCCCTgtttaacagcagctgcaaagttgttcttagtgtctgtaagtcccagtataccagtagctgccctgacagttcccagtgcaggtgttacatgaAGAAGAAAATAGTTCCTCCTCCAAAATGGGACTGCCcgagcctgcacagtagcagctatcggctatCTCTGAGATGCTACTGCGTAGGCAGCAGTATTATTGGCAAacaaaacatgcgattatgctgcagagcaggtggcggGCACCTGCCTGTAGAAGGTTTTTTttaagtatgtacagatattcattatgtaaactagggggcagggcagtgagggatcagtgaccgatcagcagtctgcattatgaatacctaatcagagcaccacatgaagacctccctccaggccgccccggagcacgagcatatcattaactaaaaactggaaATAAAGAACAAACATAACACTGGTTTCCTCACCAGGTATCAGGTTAATCAGTatgacggcgccgacctgacactgtaggttgctgtgcacaatcctgctgacaggttccttttaagtgtttttttttctgtttgagcAGATTCTGcgccaaaatccacataaaaatacACATACACTTCAAATCTGCTTGCAAAAGCCATAaccattcacttttttttttttaactgtaaaaAAGTCGTCAAATGCTTTCCCACATACATTGCTGCAAAACATGTGGCTTCTATAGCAGTTTTTGCCAATGTTTTGCAGCACAAAATGTACCAAGAACACATCACCttgatacatttttaatttttatgaatGTATcaaaaaaaccacacaaaaaaagtgttagggtatgtgtccacgatcaggaattgctgcggTTTCGATGCGGCATATTTCTGCAGTGAAAACCATagctgccagatgttacagcatagtggatgggatttctagaaatcacaTGTCCACTATGAGTGCAGGTGCGCCTGTGGATCATCCGCGGACactgacatgcggcacatcttccaGAACCGCAACACGTCGAACCTGCGGGTTTTGTgcagatttcgcctgcgttttcacacctgcagattcctataatggaacaggtgtaaaatgctgcgaaaTCTGCACaacgaattgacatgctgcggaaaataaaccgctacgTTTCTGAGCGGAATTgtgcacagcatgtgcactgcggatttggttttccataggtttacatggtactgtaaactcagggaaaactgctgcagatccgcagggccaATAACCTTAGAGGCTGATTACTGTGCTGCAGGTGTGAGCAAACTGAAGTCCCCATATATACAAGTGCAACAACACGGGTCCTGATTTTTTCTACCATACTGCTTTTACACGTagcattttaagggtatgtgcacacgttgcggattagccttaggaatttctggtgcagattcttccctctcttatCAGAAAACGCAGGTggggttttgttgcgtttttgctgtgtttttttccatgcggatttgtatgcgtttttgaaagctaaataaagatctattgacaaaaaaaaaaaaaagatttgtaatgtcatttcttgtccaacctcctcttttacatttatccagcccacactccattacacacagatagatagacagaaggaGATAGACAGAAGGAGATAGACAGAAGGAGATAGACAGAAGGAGATAGACAGAAGGAGATAGACAGAAGGAGATAGACAGAAGGAGATAGACAGAAGGAGATAGACAGAAGGAGATAGACAGAAGGAGATAGACAGAAGGAGATAGACAGAAGGAGATAGACAGAAGGAGATAGACAGAAGGAGATAGACAGAAGGAGATAGACAGAAGGAGATAGAATGAGGCTGGGGTCACAcgagagttttacggacatatgagaggcgcaaaaacaacgcattgcacactgaccaatgattctctatggggcagctcctatctgctgtatatttcaCAGAcgcattttacgggcgtagaaaatcgcagcatgctgcgtttgtcagcatactgTGCAAAaattccaccaatgaaagtcttgccaaaggattacatacagaacactgttttgggaacatttctgcatattgcgcccgtaaaaaacggaccgtatttcctacgccaagtgtgacaccggcctgagatacatagatagatagatagatagataaaaggaatgagatggatagatgtagatagatatatggatagttaggctactttcacacatcagtttgttaccgtcaggcaggatccggcgaatttttgaaaaaacggatccgttgcaaatagtgaaaaactgatgcaactgatccggaaaaaaaaaaaaaaaaaaaagagcaaacagaaaatgtgcatgattttaatggaaatatgcatgaaaaaacggatttggaggccggattcatttaacccctttatccccaagggtggtttgcacgttaatgaccgggccaatttttacaattctgaccactgtccctttatgaggttataactctggaacgcttcaacagatcccagtgattctgacactgttttctcgtgacatattgtacttcatgatagtagtaaaatttctttgctattacctgcgtttgtgaaaaaaacggaaatttggcgaacattttgaaaatttcgcaattttccaactttgaatttttatgcaattaaatcagagatatgtcacataaaatacttaataagtaacatgtcccacatgtctactttacattagcacaattttggaaccaaaatttttttttgtttgggagttataattgttaaaagttgaccagcaacttttcatttttacaacaccatttttttttagggacctcatctCATTTGAagccagtttgaggggtctatatgatagaaaatacccaagtgtgacaccattctaaaaactgcaccccctcaaggtgctcaaaaccacattcaagaagtttattaacccttcaggtgtttcacaggaatttttggaatgtttaaataaaaatgaacatttaactttttttcacaaaaaatttacttcagctccaatttgtttcattttaccaagggtaacaggagaaaatggaccccaaaagttgttgtacaatttgtcctgagtacgccgataccccatatgtgggggtaaaccactgtttgggcgcatgggagagctcggaaaggaaggagcgccgtttgacttttcaatgcaaaattgacaggaattgagatggaacgccatgttgcgtttggagagcctctgatgtgcctaaacattgaaaccccccacaagtgacac is a window encoding:
- the LOC138662269 gene encoding uncharacterized protein isoform X1, with translation MKMEIAAVLLLGILAAGASVGNAAHSQYVYMEKFTTSYRILCGKKSLEIDNQTANITQVATGGYCAKLYKKFICKQPPIVEFTYDNGFIDNYIWNISHARTVCDGPTSTPPKSINQTSVALNSTGLTTAAPPNATGLSNGEVAVIIGVVVFIIIIIIIIIIIIIIIAGIIIIWRRKIRCERPRTNQPHPSDVELQPMNGIAANEQDHKTTSRYPISNGRL
- the LOC138662269 gene encoding uncharacterized protein isoform X2 yields the protein MEKFTTSYRILCGKKSLEIDNQTANITQVATGGYCAKLYKKFICKQPPIVEFTYDNGFIDNYIWNISHARTVCDGPTSTPPKSINQTSVALNSTGLTTAAPPNATGLSNGEVAVIIGVVVFIIIIIIIIIIIIIIIAGIIIIWRRKIRCERPRTNQPHPSDVELQPMNGIAANEQDHKTTSRYPISNGRL